A section of the Papio anubis isolate 15944 chromosome 4, Panubis1.0, whole genome shotgun sequence genome encodes:
- the KCNJ15 gene encoding ATP-sensitive inward rectifier potassium channel 15 isoform X1 produces the protein MKRPCHFSKYFQSLAMDAIHISMSSTPLVKHTAGAGLKANRPRVMSKSGHSNVRIDKVDGIYLLYLQDLWTTVIDMKWRYKLTLFAATFVMTWFLFGVIYYAIAFIHGDLEPGEPISNHTPCIMKVDSLTGAFLFSLESQTTIGYGVRSITEECPHAIFLLVAQLVITTLIEIFITGTFLAKIARPKKRAETIKFSHCAVITKQNGKLCLVIQVANMRKSLLIQCQLSGKLLQTHVTKEGERILLNQATVKFHVDSSSESPFLILPMTFYHVLDETSPLRDLTPQNLKEKEFELVVLLNATVESTSAVCQSRTSYIPEEIYWGFEFVPVVSLSKNGKYVADFSQFEQIRKSPDCTFYCADSEKQKLEEKYRQEDQRERELRTLLLQQSNV, from the coding sequence ATGAAACGTCCTTGTCATTTCTCTAAGTATTTCCAGAGCCTGGCCATGGATGCCATTCACATCAGCATGTCCAGCACCCCCCTGGTGAAGCACACTGCTGGGGCTGGGCTCAAGGCCAACAGACCCCGCGTCATGTCCAAGAGTGGGCACAGCAACGTGAGAATTGACAAAGTGGATGGCATATACCTACTCTACCTGCAAGACCTGTGGACCACAGTTATCGACATGAAGTGGAGATACAAACTCACCCTGTTCGCTGCCACTTTTGTGATGACCTGGTTCCTTTTTGGAGTCATCTACTACGCCATCGCGTTTATTCACGGGGACTTAGAACCTGGTGAGCCTATTTCAAATCATACCCCCTGCATCATGAAAGTGGACTCTCTCACTGGGGCATTTCTCTTTTCCCTGGAATCCCAGACAACCATTGGCTATGGAGTCCGTTCCATCACAGAGGAATGTCCTCATGCCATCTTCCTGTTGGTTGCTCAGTTGGTCATCACGACCTTGATTGAGATCTTCATCACCGGAACCTTCCTGGCCAAAATTGCAAGACCCAAAAAGCGGGCTGAGACCATCAAGTTCAGTCACTGTGCAGTCATCACCAAGCAGAATGGGAAGCTGTGCTTGGTGATTCAGGTAGCCAACATGAGGAAGAGCCTCTTGATTCAGTGCCAGCTCTCTGGCAAGCTCCTGCAGACCCATGTCACCAAGGAGGGGGAGCGGATTCTGCTCAACCAAGCCACTGTCAAATTCCACGTGGACTCCTCCTCTGAGAGCCCCTTCCTCATTCTGCCCATGACCTTCTACCATGTGCTGGATGAGACGAGCCCCCTGAGAGACCTCACACCCCAAAACCTAAAGGAGAAGGAGTTTGAGCTTGTGGTCCTCCTCAATGCCACTGTGGAATCCACCAGCGCTGTCTGCCAGAGCCGAACATCTTATATCCCAGAGGAAATCTACTGGGGTTTTGAGTTTGTGCCTGTGGTATCTCTctccaaaaatggaaaatatgtggCTGATTTCAGTCAGTTTGAACAGATTCGGAAGAGCCCAGATTGCACCTTTTACTGTGCAGATTCTGAGAAACAGAAACTTGAGGAGAAGtacaggcaggaggatcagaggGAAAGAGAACTGAGGACACTTTTATTACAACAGAGCAATGTCTGA
- the KCNJ15 gene encoding ATP-sensitive inward rectifier potassium channel 15 isoform X2 — MDAIHISMSSTPLVKHTAGAGLKANRPRVMSKSGHSNVRIDKVDGIYLLYLQDLWTTVIDMKWRYKLTLFAATFVMTWFLFGVIYYAIAFIHGDLEPGEPISNHTPCIMKVDSLTGAFLFSLESQTTIGYGVRSITEECPHAIFLLVAQLVITTLIEIFITGTFLAKIARPKKRAETIKFSHCAVITKQNGKLCLVIQVANMRKSLLIQCQLSGKLLQTHVTKEGERILLNQATVKFHVDSSSESPFLILPMTFYHVLDETSPLRDLTPQNLKEKEFELVVLLNATVESTSAVCQSRTSYIPEEIYWGFEFVPVVSLSKNGKYVADFSQFEQIRKSPDCTFYCADSEKQKLEEKYRQEDQRERELRTLLLQQSNV, encoded by the coding sequence ATGGATGCCATTCACATCAGCATGTCCAGCACCCCCCTGGTGAAGCACACTGCTGGGGCTGGGCTCAAGGCCAACAGACCCCGCGTCATGTCCAAGAGTGGGCACAGCAACGTGAGAATTGACAAAGTGGATGGCATATACCTACTCTACCTGCAAGACCTGTGGACCACAGTTATCGACATGAAGTGGAGATACAAACTCACCCTGTTCGCTGCCACTTTTGTGATGACCTGGTTCCTTTTTGGAGTCATCTACTACGCCATCGCGTTTATTCACGGGGACTTAGAACCTGGTGAGCCTATTTCAAATCATACCCCCTGCATCATGAAAGTGGACTCTCTCACTGGGGCATTTCTCTTTTCCCTGGAATCCCAGACAACCATTGGCTATGGAGTCCGTTCCATCACAGAGGAATGTCCTCATGCCATCTTCCTGTTGGTTGCTCAGTTGGTCATCACGACCTTGATTGAGATCTTCATCACCGGAACCTTCCTGGCCAAAATTGCAAGACCCAAAAAGCGGGCTGAGACCATCAAGTTCAGTCACTGTGCAGTCATCACCAAGCAGAATGGGAAGCTGTGCTTGGTGATTCAGGTAGCCAACATGAGGAAGAGCCTCTTGATTCAGTGCCAGCTCTCTGGCAAGCTCCTGCAGACCCATGTCACCAAGGAGGGGGAGCGGATTCTGCTCAACCAAGCCACTGTCAAATTCCACGTGGACTCCTCCTCTGAGAGCCCCTTCCTCATTCTGCCCATGACCTTCTACCATGTGCTGGATGAGACGAGCCCCCTGAGAGACCTCACACCCCAAAACCTAAAGGAGAAGGAGTTTGAGCTTGTGGTCCTCCTCAATGCCACTGTGGAATCCACCAGCGCTGTCTGCCAGAGCCGAACATCTTATATCCCAGAGGAAATCTACTGGGGTTTTGAGTTTGTGCCTGTGGTATCTCTctccaaaaatggaaaatatgtggCTGATTTCAGTCAGTTTGAACAGATTCGGAAGAGCCCAGATTGCACCTTTTACTGTGCAGATTCTGAGAAACAGAAACTTGAGGAGAAGtacaggcaggaggatcagaggGAAAGAGAACTGAGGACACTTTTATTACAACAGAGCAATGTCTGA